GAAGCTGCGGTTCTCGTCGATCCGGACAACGCCGAGGTTCGGGTGCAGCGTCGTGAACGGGTAATCGGCAATCTTCGGCCGCGCCGCCGAAACGCTGGCGATGAAGGTCGACTTGCCGGCATTGGGCATGCCCAGCAGGCCGACGTCGGCGAGCACCTTCAGCTCGAGCTTGAGCTCGCGCCGCTCGCCTTCTTCGCCCGACGTGGTCTGGCGCGGCGCGCGGTTGATCGAGCTCTTGAAATGGATGTTGCCCCAGCCGCCCTTGCCGCCCTTGGCGAGGCAGATCCGCTCGCCGTCGTGGGTCAGGTCGGCGACGGTTTCACCGGTCTCCGAGTCGACGATCAGCGTGCCGACCGGAAAGCGCAGCGTGACGTCGTCACCGGCCGCACCATAGCAATCGGCGCCGCGGCCGGACTCGCCGTCCTGCGCCTTGTACTTCTTGACGAAGCGGTAGTCGACCAGCGTATTGATGTTCTGATCGGCAACGGCCCAGATCGTGCCACCCTTGCCGCCGTCGCCGCCGTCGGGGCCGCCGCGCGGAATGAATTTCTCCCGGCGCATGCTCGCCGAGCCCTTGCCGCCCTTGCCGGCGATGACTTCGATTCTTGCTTCGTCAATGAATTTCATGATGCCCTGTCCAGAAGCGAAAAAAGCCCTATCCCGCAGGATAGGGCTTTGTGACCGCGAATAGCGAAGCTTACGCTTCTTCGCCGGTGTACGGCAGTACGGTCACGGTGCGACGCTTTGCGGCGCCCTTGATCGCGTACTTGACGTAACCGTCAACGAGGGCGAACAGGGTGTGATCCTTGCCGATGCCGACGTTTTCACCCGGGTGGAATTCGGTACCGCGCTGACGCACGATGATCGAACCGGCCGGAATCAGCTCGCCGCCATACACTTTGATGCCAAGGCGCTTGGCCTGTGAGTCGCGGCCGTTACGGGAACTACCGCCAGCTTTTTTGTGTGCCATGGTTAATCAGCTCCTGATTACGCGTCGATCGAATCGATGCGGATTTCGGTGTAGTTCTGGCGGTGGCCCTGACGCTTCTGGTAGTGCTTACGACGGCGCATCTTGAAGATGCGAACCTTGTCGTGGCGACCCTGCGAAATGACCGTTGCCTTGACGGTGGCGCCGGCCACCAGGG
This window of the Jeongeupia sp. USM3 genome carries:
- the rplU gene encoding 50S ribosomal protein L21, with amino-acid sequence MSYAVVKTGGKQYKVAIGEKLKVEQITADIDSQIVLNEVLMVANGEAVTIGAPLVAGATVKATVISQGRHDKVRIFKMRRRKHYQKRQGHRQNYTEIRIDSIDA
- the obgE gene encoding GTPase ObgE; the encoded protein is MKFIDEARIEVIAGKGGKGSASMRREKFIPRGGPDGGDGGKGGTIWAVADQNINTLVDYRFVKKYKAQDGESGRGADCYGAAGDDVTLRFPVGTLIVDSETGETVADLTHDGERICLAKGGKGGWGNIHFKSSINRAPRQTTSGEEGERRELKLELKVLADVGLLGMPNAGKSTFIASVSAARPKIADYPFTTLHPNLGVVRIDENRSFVIADIPGLIEGAAEGAGLGHRFLKHLARTRVLLHLVDLAPFDENVDPVAEAKAIVEELRKYDEALYNKPRWLVLNKLDMVPEDEREQRVADFLAAYGWTPPENEYVFDPQALRVFTISGLTGENTRELTYAIMDYLDAVRPSEAPLEPTPEPVLTESEAGALDAFDGDED
- the rpmA gene encoding 50S ribosomal protein L27, whose amino-acid sequence is MAHKKAGGSSRNGRDSQAKRLGIKVYGGELIPAGSIIVRQRGTEFHPGENVGIGKDHTLFALVDGYVKYAIKGAAKRRTVTVLPYTGEEA